Proteins encoded by one window of Geobacter sp. DSM 9736:
- a CDS encoding CxxxxCH/CxxCH domain-containing protein yields the protein MGKRIEKHMKAMGWRGRLCLTLSCTLLLTLSLVWLAPLVSDSATNTYYFTLDSSPQYLGVDGYTDDEVRRNGMISMRTGTYNTERYVTAVSSTSWQRLMTVYGPAYATSQTLSAPSLRIGTRDNHGTSNPIYWKADVYSYDPSGAAGNGVLLWSTTGTDESHSYSAAPLSLTFGDQSARTIPANHRLKVMISCRMTSTNSEARLYWGRSTTYSYFTVTEAASAINTVTVTNLADYNGGALSSVLLGEGHVAMLRFDLYSNTNATWTGGKLDKIGSNQNLADVSYSVYKDTNNNGLFDVASDMQIGGPFNFTQPNGSAYALSAPQALSAVPQRYFITFSIAGNAATLTTIGGRIVDDSYFTVNSGVAVTNVRSTSSSMPTIYGAGTAVSRKYAADWDTGTPLVRPETGGPSITNSACITSSVTNSAGTSLVGLLNFPSHTCTSVSTGTYHYSGAANPKFLTLYFNGPGYATKQSQVKGVSFKMRARCSVSGGGTFTLTMFYVKPDGTRVNSPVSTRYNTSTYRTATISLAGQTFQDVPAGSRLGIQIGVSRSSCGIGLGGAVDSNLVVEETAEMSTGINIGDGSIVIGSDVLAGSTGNVVDSFTLSAPMGVQTISSVTVTGGPTTTAGNVAAVKLYSDAGTLGELDPADTFLGSGTFIGNSATISGLSETVNGTLRRYLVAYDINQNPQTNVILTGLVTSVGGSVTVDSNWDISSATINIVPTTTVTNGSSEPPNIVLPSGGTATRLDAFGVRINGGSDDTINTVTVSLLPAGVSKKIARLEIVDRVSGRLYGELTAPSIGDDWRISTSGLIAGTTTTECYVRMTPKEGVTTVIPVTGRVTAVTHVKGKYGLLLQDTSGATITLDGEAPGNPIITASPGSVTGQIQLSWTPASDSSGLHASRAYTVVRGIANAPAPANCSSGVQVYQGSGLSATENGLSPGQHYGYRVCATDTVNNVSRGTTSSAIPTIPNVCNNTPSIVVMPSGQFVKSGGQAEYTVSVTNNDTGACSPATFALSLVGTENAGSFIIPSVLASSTMNLSPNGNGATTTLTMTAKPSAVQGATNSLSIRVTSSGHPTVTTDVPVTAMVNDSSELLHSSLTLGQLKYGTWGTDYTCATCHSKGRTTNIKKVSSAIQTPTGERPVVFTVITAATNVATGMLGNDLRGGTTSSNICEVCHHKTRFHQYSAGKTAWKDHNNGKDCMVCHPHSIGFKAVGGQCSDCHGNPPTSFSNLAFPPTNALGSYAPNAGAHARHSDHMGCATCHANGNHASTSTPRRNGLIEMGFIINGANFPGFNNSVTNGTLFTGTDVLSNGYLWSAAPGTTLVKVPNTTTCNVYCHGWPGSGGTNSIPSWIGISQKTCGTCHDATGDTPPASGSHRKHAGTDAESDGIKCGTCHGTYSNYSTSTLHINGQVEWNLSAISSTAAYNGSNSGTTGRLAPGDPAGYGTCTNLYCHSNVQSANGTGGPTYYASPRWGDTADCGGCHDDMAVSASPTGAHRQHAKDPVTQFDCRICHGNGGDANANRHGNQRIDFLFGGLAANTRYSRGTEVVPGSGSYGTCSASNCHGRDVVRWEPESQLPLCDKCHGSAATSAFYDTRGPGSPTGKTEPHVGSHDQHVKASPYAYASSLKCSECHIEPGGPYTPQHIDSALPAEVGFDQVASAGIFYGYTSRPWYDYSTRTCNNLWCHGAGMDSNTGKGAYGGCVDEGGSLGTAGAPKWNDVLLDGTAGDCSKCHSYPPCSPGPGYVHYNKAPADCKDCHNNLNSDGITFNNPSLHVNGVVDGCFTCHGRPPVDMASMTKPELKALSPGNAGAHNAHQLNPSIDGNCYVCHDNYDPTMPGYTLEIGFKAYGGRVTTGTFYGYSTIINNRYVSSNAGTVMRRTTNPALLNTCVNVYCHGGGTSTKPPMAGGSNTKPNWEMGYGEVACGTCHGVTGATYATTGSHSRHAGTGPGGLAMACAACHGEKVNNYHVNGSVEWRLDTADRRFGPSALYRNISSGTTGDTAPSASFGSCTNVYCHSNVQGAGGIGAPSGFRSPVWGGPSPGCGGCHKNMATDPAATGSHSTHANSYACGTCHAGAGSGSVKHADQTIDIAFDGTLAGTTYSAGSHAAGSGPYGTCRNITCHGGRDAVWGGSIDYSLPCLGCHAGAQGSRAAISPQFGGNSHHVQGVTLTNEHCYQCHWEANSDGTINSSYHQRTAGAAVDLVVYTGGVRPSSYAVGSTTIRYVANGTRAEIAKLNTHCLGCHSDAANGTTPFGDGKTPKHYAWDGNSIAARYGNTGTTRWGKYSSASISRKNTVVKAFSAHGNAVANHGGWDTSEKWTDSRNGSASVLCFDCHNSHGSSIDGTTTSYASATVNGGILKDTAAGKGGYSMTYKPMAGGSAADHNLYNPGAGLCFDCHLNATAGITPWGYNSTFGAVQQILGYMDTPRFGSGTFPRQSRYGYKATPNYGGHFGASTALSGTSSHAVGGLCTPCHDPHGVSPSLGANQGYAVPLLKGTWLSSPYKEDVSPADNQNYVAIGAIGYTGEYEGPTRSQAKLDAQKAAMNSYRIDQNTFGPGGNTAMNSTSYKIVETQEQFAGLCLRCHPKQQLTNGTNHVWKSKDRVHESVKGWKTANATAQHSYSCSKCHAPHNASLPRLMVTNCLDSKHRGRMVANTNPVTSGSYRETGYGSGRKPGSYSAHVGENADWYNNKTFTCHENNSADQMWNTKTPW from the coding sequence ATGGGAAAACGGATTGAAAAACATATGAAAGCGATGGGCTGGCGAGGCAGGCTATGTCTCACCCTGTCATGCACGCTGCTTCTCACACTGTCTCTCGTATGGCTTGCGCCGCTTGTTTCGGATTCTGCGACCAATACCTATTACTTCACCCTCGACAGCTCCCCACAGTATCTTGGTGTAGACGGCTATACGGATGATGAGGTTCGCCGCAACGGCATGATCTCCATGCGGACCGGCACCTACAACACCGAAAGGTACGTCACGGCCGTTTCGTCCACCAGTTGGCAGCGGTTGATGACGGTGTACGGTCCTGCCTATGCCACCTCCCAAACCTTGTCCGCTCCGTCACTTAGAATCGGCACCCGCGACAATCACGGGACATCCAATCCCATCTACTGGAAAGCCGATGTCTATTCCTATGATCCATCCGGTGCTGCGGGCAACGGTGTACTTCTCTGGTCCACTACCGGGACGGACGAATCCCACTCATACAGCGCTGCCCCCCTTTCGCTCACCTTCGGGGATCAATCGGCCCGGACCATTCCTGCGAATCACCGACTCAAGGTCATGATTTCGTGCAGGATGACAAGCACAAATTCGGAAGCACGACTCTATTGGGGGCGCTCCACGACCTATTCCTATTTTACCGTTACGGAGGCAGCCTCAGCCATCAACACCGTCACCGTGACAAATCTGGCTGACTATAACGGCGGAGCGCTTAGTTCCGTGTTGCTGGGAGAGGGGCATGTGGCGATGCTCCGCTTTGACCTCTATTCAAACACCAATGCAACCTGGACAGGGGGAAAACTGGATAAGATCGGCAGCAACCAGAACCTCGCAGACGTATCGTACAGCGTTTACAAGGACACCAACAACAACGGCCTCTTCGACGTCGCCAGCGACATGCAGATCGGGGGACCATTCAATTTCACGCAGCCGAACGGCTCAGCTTATGCGCTTTCAGCGCCGCAGGCACTTTCCGCCGTCCCGCAGAGGTACTTCATCACCTTTTCCATAGCTGGCAACGCCGCGACTCTCACTACGATAGGGGGGCGCATAGTCGACGACTCCTACTTCACCGTTAACAGCGGCGTTGCCGTCACCAACGTGAGGAGCACTTCGTCGAGCATGCCTACCATATACGGCGCGGGAACGGCTGTATCACGGAAATATGCAGCAGACTGGGATACCGGCACGCCACTCGTCCGCCCTGAAACAGGAGGACCCTCCATCACCAACTCGGCCTGCATAACAAGCTCCGTCACCAATTCCGCAGGGACGAGCCTAGTGGGGCTCCTCAATTTCCCCTCCCATACCTGCACGAGTGTATCTACCGGTACATACCACTATTCCGGCGCTGCTAATCCTAAATTCCTGACGCTCTACTTCAATGGTCCCGGATACGCCACCAAACAGTCGCAGGTGAAGGGGGTTTCCTTCAAGATGAGGGCGCGGTGTTCGGTCAGCGGGGGTGGGACCTTCACCCTTACCATGTTCTACGTGAAGCCGGACGGCACCAGGGTGAATTCCCCTGTCTCCACCAGGTACAACACTTCCACCTACAGGACGGCTACAATTTCACTGGCGGGGCAGACATTCCAGGACGTTCCGGCCGGGTCCCGCCTTGGAATCCAGATCGGGGTCAGCAGGTCGAGCTGCGGCATAGGCCTCGGTGGTGCGGTCGACTCGAATCTGGTGGTGGAAGAAACCGCCGAGATGTCTACCGGCATAAACATCGGGGACGGTTCCATAGTAATAGGCAGCGACGTCCTTGCCGGGTCCACCGGGAACGTTGTCGACAGCTTCACTTTGTCCGCCCCCATGGGGGTGCAGACCATTTCAAGCGTGACCGTGACAGGCGGACCCACCACCACGGCCGGCAACGTAGCGGCTGTAAAGCTGTATTCAGATGCCGGTACGCTTGGCGAACTGGACCCTGCCGACACATTTCTGGGTTCAGGTACGTTCATCGGCAACAGCGCTACCATCTCGGGGCTTTCCGAGACTGTCAACGGAACGCTGCGCCGTTACCTCGTGGCATACGACATAAACCAGAATCCACAGACCAACGTAATCCTTACAGGACTAGTCACGTCTGTCGGCGGGAGCGTTACGGTCGATTCCAACTGGGATATCTCCTCCGCTACCATCAACATAGTTCCCACCACCACCGTCACCAACGGATCTTCTGAACCCCCCAACATTGTGCTCCCATCCGGGGGCACTGCCACGCGTCTCGATGCATTCGGCGTCAGGATCAATGGTGGGAGCGACGATACGATCAACACCGTGACGGTGAGCCTCCTCCCGGCGGGGGTATCGAAAAAGATAGCCAGACTCGAAATCGTGGACCGGGTCAGCGGTAGGCTTTACGGCGAACTTACCGCACCGAGCATCGGCGACGACTGGCGGATCAGTACGTCGGGGCTCATTGCCGGAACGACCACCACCGAGTGCTATGTCAGGATGACTCCGAAGGAGGGCGTGACTACGGTTATACCAGTTACCGGACGGGTTACTGCAGTCACGCATGTGAAGGGGAAGTACGGTCTCCTTCTTCAAGACACAAGTGGCGCAACGATTACGCTTGATGGAGAGGCCCCCGGGAATCCGATCATTACAGCGAGTCCCGGCAGCGTCACTGGCCAGATACAGCTTTCCTGGACCCCTGCGTCCGACTCAAGCGGGCTTCACGCGTCGAGGGCGTACACTGTCGTACGCGGCATCGCCAATGCGCCGGCTCCGGCCAACTGTTCTTCGGGAGTGCAGGTCTACCAGGGTAGCGGCCTGAGCGCGACCGAAAACGGCCTGTCCCCCGGCCAGCACTACGGCTACCGTGTGTGTGCTACCGACACGGTGAACAACGTAAGCAGGGGCACCACCAGTTCGGCCATCCCGACGATCCCCAACGTCTGCAACAATACTCCCTCCATAGTCGTGATGCCCAGCGGCCAGTTCGTCAAGAGCGGCGGTCAGGCGGAATATACGGTATCGGTAACAAATAATGATACCGGGGCCTGCTCTCCCGCGACCTTTGCTCTCTCCCTTGTCGGTACTGAAAATGCCGGCAGTTTCATAATACCCTCGGTACTCGCAAGCTCAACGATGAACCTCTCCCCCAACGGAAACGGAGCAACCACCACCCTGACGATGACAGCCAAACCCTCGGCTGTCCAGGGGGCGACTAACTCCCTCTCGATTCGCGTGACTTCGTCGGGTCATCCAACGGTCACGACTGACGTTCCCGTCACGGCGATGGTCAACGACAGCTCCGAACTCCTACACAGCAGCCTCACCCTCGGGCAGCTCAAATACGGCACCTGGGGTACCGACTATACCTGCGCCACATGCCACAGCAAGGGGAGAACCACCAATATCAAGAAAGTGTCTTCCGCCATCCAGACCCCGACCGGGGAGCGTCCTGTTGTGTTCACCGTCATTACGGCTGCCACCAATGTTGCGACTGGCATGCTGGGTAACGACCTGCGGGGTGGGACTACCTCCAGTAACATATGCGAGGTCTGTCACCACAAGACACGCTTCCACCAGTACAGTGCCGGAAAGACTGCCTGGAAGGACCACAACAACGGTAAGGACTGCATGGTCTGCCACCCTCACAGCATAGGTTTCAAGGCTGTGGGAGGCCAGTGCAGCGACTGTCACGGAAATCCACCGACCTCTTTCAGCAACCTGGCCTTCCCCCCCACCAATGCCCTTGGCTCCTATGCCCCGAATGCGGGGGCCCATGCCAGGCACAGCGACCACATGGGGTGCGCCACCTGCCACGCTAACGGAAACCATGCATCCACTTCCACCCCCAGACGCAACGGGCTCATCGAGATGGGCTTCATCATCAACGGTGCCAACTTTCCCGGATTTAACAACAGCGTCACCAACGGCACGCTTTTCACCGGCACCGATGTCCTTAGCAACGGCTACCTCTGGTCTGCTGCTCCGGGAACAACACTTGTGAAGGTGCCGAATACCACTACTTGCAATGTTTATTGCCACGGCTGGCCGGGGAGCGGCGGCACGAATTCGATACCATCCTGGATCGGCATAAGCCAGAAAACATGCGGGACATGCCACGATGCCACCGGCGATACCCCTCCCGCTTCCGGCAGTCACCGAAAGCATGCCGGGACCGACGCCGAAAGCGACGGAATCAAGTGTGGGACCTGCCACGGGACCTATTCCAACTATTCCACCAGCACCCTCCACATCAACGGTCAGGTCGAGTGGAATCTGTCGGCAATATCCTCGACTGCGGCCTATAACGGAAGCAACAGCGGCACCACCGGCCGCCTCGCTCCCGGTGACCCTGCCGGCTACGGCACCTGTACGAACCTCTATTGCCACAGTAACGTCCAATCCGCCAACGGCACCGGCGGTCCAACCTATTACGCTTCCCCGCGCTGGGGAGATACTGCCGATTGCGGAGGCTGTCACGACGACATGGCAGTCAGCGCCAGCCCCACCGGTGCCCACCGCCAGCATGCTAAAGATCCGGTGACCCAATTCGACTGCCGCATTTGCCACGGCAATGGCGGTGATGCCAATGCAAACAGGCACGGAAACCAGCGAATAGATTTTCTCTTCGGCGGGCTTGCCGCCAATACCCGGTATTCAAGGGGTACCGAAGTGGTACCGGGGTCAGGCAGCTACGGTACCTGCAGTGCGAGCAACTGTCACGGCCGTGACGTCGTCAGGTGGGAGCCCGAATCGCAGCTGCCGCTTTGCGATAAATGCCACGGATCTGCGGCAACCAGTGCCTTCTACGACACCCGTGGTCCCGGAAGCCCTACCGGCAAGACTGAGCCGCATGTAGGGTCTCACGACCAGCATGTTAAAGCCTCACCTTACGCGTATGCAAGTTCTCTGAAGTGCAGTGAGTGTCACATCGAGCCGGGAGGGCCGTATACCCCGCAGCACATCGATTCGGCTCTCCCTGCAGAGGTAGGGTTCGATCAGGTTGCTTCTGCAGGCATATTCTACGGGTACACTAGCAGACCCTGGTACGACTACTCGACCCGCACGTGCAACAACCTCTGGTGCCACGGCGCAGGCATGGACTCCAATACCGGGAAGGGAGCATACGGCGGCTGCGTCGACGAGGGGGGAAGTCTCGGAACTGCGGGAGCTCCGAAGTGGAACGACGTGCTCCTGGACGGTACTGCCGGAGATTGCTCCAAATGTCATTCGTACCCCCCTTGTTCGCCGGGGCCGGGATACGTCCACTACAACAAGGCTCCTGCCGATTGCAAGGACTGCCACAACAACCTCAACTCCGACGGAATCACATTCAACAACCCCTCGCTCCACGTGAACGGCGTCGTTGACGGGTGCTTCACCTGCCACGGCCGCCCTCCCGTCGACATGGCGAGCATGACCAAGCCGGAGCTGAAGGCGCTTTCACCCGGTAATGCGGGAGCCCATAACGCCCACCAGCTCAACCCGAGCATCGACGGGAACTGCTATGTCTGCCATGACAACTACGACCCGACGATGCCCGGCTATACGTTAGAGATCGGCTTCAAAGCCTACGGCGGGAGGGTAACCACCGGCACCTTCTATGGCTACTCCACCATAATCAACAACAGGTACGTTTCGTCCAACGCCGGAACCGTAATGCGACGGACCACCAATCCTGCCCTCCTCAATACCTGCGTCAACGTATATTGCCACGGCGGGGGAACCTCCACTAAGCCGCCGATGGCAGGAGGGAGCAACACCAAACCGAATTGGGAGATGGGCTACGGCGAGGTGGCCTGCGGCACCTGTCACGGGGTGACGGGAGCGACGTACGCAACAACAGGGTCCCATTCCCGGCATGCCGGGACCGGACCGGGCGGACTCGCCATGGCGTGTGCCGCATGCCACGGGGAGAAGGTTAACAACTATCACGTAAATGGAAGCGTGGAGTGGCGACTCGATACCGCTGATCGTCGTTTCGGTCCCTCTGCGCTATACCGGAACATCTCCAGCGGCACCACGGGAGATACGGCTCCCAGCGCCTCCTTCGGGTCGTGCACCAACGTGTACTGCCACAGCAATGTCCAGGGGGCCGGCGGCATCGGCGCCCCCTCCGGCTTCAGGTCTCCCGTATGGGGAGGCCCCAGCCCAGGGTGCGGCGGCTGTCACAAAAACATGGCCACTGACCCTGCCGCCACGGGAAGCCACTCGACACACGCGAATTCCTATGCATGCGGCACCTGCCACGCTGGCGCGGGTAGCGGATCCGTCAAGCATGCCGACCAGACCATCGACATCGCTTTCGACGGCACCCTTGCCGGTACCACCTACTCTGCCGGGAGTCATGCCGCCGGCTCCGGTCCGTACGGGACGTGCCGCAACATCACCTGCCACGGCGGCAGGGACGCTGTCTGGGGAGGAAGCATCGACTACTCTCTTCCCTGCCTCGGCTGCCATGCCGGAGCACAGGGAAGCCGTGCCGCCATTTCGCCCCAGTTCGGCGGAAACTCCCACCACGTGCAGGGGGTGACGCTTACCAACGAGCACTGCTACCAGTGCCACTGGGAGGCCAACAGCGACGGAACCATCAATTCCTCCTACCATCAGCGTACCGCCGGAGCTGCCGTGGATCTGGTGGTCTACACCGGTGGCGTCCGGCCCTCCAGCTATGCAGTAGGGAGCACTACAATCCGGTATGTCGCCAACGGCACGCGGGCCGAAATAGCCAAACTCAATACCCATTGCCTCGGTTGTCACAGCGATGCAGCAAACGGTACGACCCCTTTCGGCGACGGGAAGACGCCGAAGCACTATGCATGGGACGGCAACAGCATTGCCGCCCGCTACGGCAACACCGGCACTACCCGCTGGGGAAAATACAGCAGTGCGAGCATCTCTCGTAAAAACACTGTGGTCAAGGCTTTCTCTGCCCATGGAAACGCCGTAGCCAACCACGGCGGTTGGGACACGAGCGAGAAATGGACCGACAGCCGAAACGGGTCCGCCTCCGTTCTCTGTTTCGATTGCCACAACTCGCACGGTTCCTCCATCGATGGAACGACCACCAGTTATGCCAGCGCCACCGTCAACGGCGGAATCCTCAAGGATACCGCGGCCGGAAAGGGCGGGTATTCCATGACCTACAAGCCCATGGCCGGCGGCTCCGCTGCTGACCACAACCTTTACAATCCCGGCGCCGGCCTCTGCTTCGACTGCCATCTCAATGCCACTGCCGGAATAACACCGTGGGGATACAACTCCACCTTCGGAGCCGTACAACAGATCCTCGGATACATGGATACCCCCCGGTTCGGCTCCGGCACCTTCCCACGACAGAGCCGTTACGGGTACAAGGCCACGCCCAACTACGGCGGACATTTCGGAGCTTCGACGGCTCTGTCGGGAACTTCATCTCATGCCGTCGGCGGTCTCTGTACCCCCTGCCACGACCCGCATGGCGTGAGCCCTTCCCTCGGTGCCAATCAGGGATATGCGGTGCCGCTCCTCAAGGGGACATGGCTATCTTCTCCCTACAAGGAAGATGTTTCGCCGGCTGATAACCAGAACTACGTAGCCATAGGGGCCATCGGGTATACCGGGGAATACGAGGGACCCACCAGGAGCCAGGCGAAGCTCGATGCACAGAAGGCCGCTATGAACTCCTACAGGATTGACCAGAACACCTTCGGTCCCGGAGGAAACACCGCCATGAACTCCACTTCGTACAAAATCGTGGAAACGCAGGAACAATTTGCCGGGCTCTGCCTCAGGTGTCATCCGAAGCAGCAGCTGACCAACGGCACGAACCACGTCTGGAAGAGCAAGGACCGGGTTCACGAGTCGGTCAAGGGGTGGAAGACGGCCAACGCGACGGCGCAGCACAGCTATTCCTGTTCCAAGTGTCATGCTCCGCATAATGCAAGCCTCCCGCGGCTTATGGTCACTAACTGTCTGGATTCTAAACATCGCGGCAGGATGGTTGCCAATACCAATCCCGTCACGTCAGGGAGTTACCGCGAAACGGGGTACGGTTCAGGCAGGAAGCCGGGAAGCTATTCGGCCCACGTTGGCGAAAACGCCGACTGGTACAACAACAAGACTTTCACCTGTCATGAGAACAACTCAGCCGATCAGATGTGGAACACGAAGACCCCGTGGTAG
- a CDS encoding cytochrome-c peroxidase, whose translation MKRLMTLAMAVLLSGGIAEGQETLQQKAQKLFKPIPQKPAIKKGDAEETKLRLGKMLFFEPRLSASFLISCNTCHNMGLGGADLQETSVGHGWQKGPRNAPTVFNAVFNTTQFWDGRAKDLAEQAKGPIQASVEMNNKPEQVVATLKSIPDYAALFQQAFPKEQDPVTFDNMAAAIETFEATLLTPDSRFDKFLRGKKDALDSMEQKGLALFMEKGCAGCHNGINLGGNAYFPFGVIEKPGADILPPGDPGRFKVTNTEKDRYVFKSPPLRNVALTPPYFHSGKVWKLQDAVTLMGSAQLGVKLQPGEADAIAYFLKTLTGLQPKVEYPILPANSPTTPLPQIQ comes from the coding sequence ATGAAACGCCTTATGACGCTCGCGATGGCGGTACTGCTATCAGGAGGAATCGCGGAGGGACAGGAAACACTCCAACAAAAGGCACAGAAGCTCTTCAAGCCCATACCACAGAAACCGGCAATCAAAAAGGGTGACGCAGAGGAAACTAAACTCCGGCTCGGGAAAATGCTTTTCTTCGAGCCGCGGCTTTCGGCATCGTTTCTCATCAGCTGCAACACCTGCCATAACATGGGGCTCGGCGGCGCCGACCTTCAGGAGACTTCGGTGGGACACGGATGGCAGAAGGGACCGCGGAACGCCCCGACTGTATTCAATGCAGTCTTCAATACAACACAGTTCTGGGACGGGAGGGCGAAGGACCTGGCCGAACAGGCTAAGGGGCCGATCCAGGCGTCGGTGGAGATGAACAACAAGCCGGAGCAGGTCGTGGCGACCCTAAAGAGCATACCAGATTATGCGGCGCTCTTTCAGCAAGCATTTCCGAAGGAACAGGACCCGGTGACGTTCGACAACATGGCTGCCGCCATCGAGACATTCGAAGCGACCCTTCTGACGCCGGACAGCAGATTCGACAAATTCCTGCGCGGTAAAAAGGATGCGCTCGATTCGATGGAACAGAAAGGCCTCGCCCTTTTCATGGAGAAAGGCTGCGCCGGCTGCCATAACGGCATCAACCTCGGCGGGAACGCGTACTTTCCCTTCGGCGTAATCGAGAAGCCCGGAGCTGATATCCTGCCGCCGGGAGATCCAGGGAGATTCAAGGTGACAAATACGGAGAAGGATCGATACGTCTTCAAGTCCCCTCCCCTGCGGAACGTTGCACTCACCCCACCCTACTTCCATTCCGGCAAGGTGTGGAAACTTCAGGACGCTGTTACGCTGATGGGATCGGCCCAGCTTGGAGTGAAGCTTCAGCCTGGAGAGGCTGATGCGATAGCCTATTTCCTCAAGACGCTCACGGGATTGCAGCCAAAGGTCGAGTACCCGATCCTGCCTGCCAACTCGCCGACGACGCCGCTCCCGCAGATTCAGTAA
- a CDS encoding Smr/MutS family protein, producing the protein MDQDAFVMPIDGVLDLHTFRPQEVTDLVHEYITACRARSIFSVRIIHGKGTGTLRRTVHAALSRSHLVASFRLAGEDAGGWGATLVELVKD; encoded by the coding sequence ATGGATCAGGATGCGTTCGTCATGCCCATAGACGGTGTTCTGGATCTTCATACCTTCCGGCCGCAGGAGGTGACGGATCTGGTGCACGAGTATATCACCGCCTGCCGGGCCAGAAGCATCTTTTCCGTGCGGATCATTCACGGCAAAGGTACGGGAACTCTCCGCCGTACGGTCCACGCGGCACTCTCCCGGTCACATCTGGTCGCTTCCTTCCGGCTTGCCGGTGAGGATGCCGGTGGATGGGGGGCGACGCTGGTAGAACTGGTGAAGGATTAA
- a CDS encoding cytochrome c3 family protein, with protein MRKYIFLFLLLGWSAGASAFVYEAYNGNVEFDHRFHRDKFACKECHSGPPGHMEFDRESAHTFCIGCHERKKAGPIKHCAECHKVS; from the coding sequence GTGCGAAAGTACATTTTCCTGTTCCTGCTACTGGGATGGTCGGCCGGCGCCTCCGCTTTCGTCTACGAGGCATACAACGGCAACGTGGAGTTCGATCACCGTTTTCACCGCGACAAATTCGCGTGCAAGGAATGCCACAGCGGCCCGCCGGGACATATGGAATTCGACCGGGAGTCCGCTCATACCTTCTGCATCGGCTGCCACGAGCGCAAAAAGGCGGGTCCCATCAAGCACTGCGCCGAGTGTCATAAAGTATCTTGA
- a CDS encoding cytochrome c3 family protein, whose amino-acid sequence MKGIKRFWFMAMLCMSLTMPALSGAAEAPAAKPAPAAKPAVVLTSQDCAKCHTSEPADIAAAGAKHKNVGCTDCHTGHRPSSKNNIPQCSMCHSGSPHYKLPSCNGCHKNPHRPLEIQFGNKVTDPCLTCHTEQIKQLKANPSKHTALFCSTCHNVHGKIPACTQCHKPHHPQQTAAECKKCHKAHQPTAVTYGSDLPNKDCMGCHKKAYDLLAATATKHKSVPCVSCHKAKHKMIPKCQDCHGTPHAASMMSKFSKCGDCHSTAHDLNRFEQKAAPAAPAQGKKKK is encoded by the coding sequence ATGAAGGGAATAAAACGTTTCTGGTTCATGGCCATGCTCTGTATGTCCCTGACCATGCCAGCTCTTTCGGGAGCGGCGGAAGCTCCGGCAGCGAAGCCGGCTCCGGCAGCGAAACCGGCAGTCGTCCTGACCAGCCAGGATTGCGCCAAGTGCCACACCAGCGAGCCTGCCGACATTGCAGCTGCCGGGGCGAAGCATAAAAACGTCGGATGTACCGACTGCCACACCGGCCATCGTCCGTCATCGAAGAACAACATCCCGCAGTGCAGCATGTGCCATAGCGGCTCCCCCCACTACAAGCTCCCGAGCTGCAACGGATGCCACAAGAACCCGCACCGTCCTCTTGAAATCCAGTTCGGCAATAAGGTCACCGATCCGTGCCTCACCTGCCATACCGAACAGATCAAGCAGCTTAAGGCTAATCCGAGCAAGCACACAGCTCTTTTCTGCTCCACCTGCCATAACGTTCACGGAAAGATCCCGGCCTGCACACAGTGCCATAAGCCGCACCATCCGCAGCAGACTGCGGCCGAGTGCAAGAAGTGCCATAAGGCACATCAGCCTACGGCAGTTACCTACGGCAGCGACTTGCCCAACAAGGACTGCATGGGATGCCACAAGAAGGCGTACGACCTGTTGGCTGCAACAGCCACAAAGCACAAGTCCGTTCCCTGTGTGAGCTGCCATAAGGCCAAGCACAAAATGATACCGAAATGCCAGGATTGCCACGGCACCCCCCACGCTGCCAGCATGATGAGCAAGTTCAGCAAATGCGGCGACTGCCACAGCACCGCCCACGACCTCAATCGCTTCGAGCAGAAGGCAGCTCCTGCCGCCCCTGCCCAGGGCAAAAAGAAGAAGTAA